TGCTGTTAATGTTGTTTTCCCGTGGTCTACGTGTCCTATTGTACCTACGTTTACGTGCTCTTTTTCTCTGACAAATTTTTCCTTAGCCATTTTATCCTCCAGTGATTTTAGATGTTTTTTCCCAGCCCATTGAAGCCCAAGACGGGACTTGAACCCGCGACCTCACCCTTACCAAGGGTGTGCTCTACCGACTGAGCTACCTGGGCTTAAAACAGCAAATATATATT
The Hydrogenothermus marinus DNA segment above includes these coding regions:
- a CDS encoding GTP-binding protein; translation: MAKEKFVREKEHVNVGTIGHVDHGKTTLTA